A genome region from Triticum aestivum cultivar Chinese Spring chromosome 2B, IWGSC CS RefSeq v2.1, whole genome shotgun sequence includes the following:
- the LOC123042807 gene encoding probable indole-3-pyruvate monooxygenase YUCCA10: MENVVVLIVGAGPAGLATAACLSQFSIPYVIVDHESCSASLWRNRAYDRLKLHLAKEFCELPHMSYPLDAPTYIPKTLFVKYLDNYVERFNIRPKYLTSVETSTFDNDGKCWSIVAHDMAKSTLVRFTTKFLVVASGENSAENIPMIPGLQSFPGDVIHSSSYKLGKSYSDMNVLVVGSGNSGMEIAYDLAAHGANTSIVIRSPIHVMTKELIRLGMRLALHLPLNLVDNLLVMAANFIFGDLSRYGIRRPKVGPMILKSETGRSAVIDVGTVGLIKKGIIKVQGSISEIMDDIVVFQCGKKISFDAIVFATGYKSTTNIWLKNGESMLNGNGLPIKEYPNHWKGGNGLYCAGLGRRGLAGIAADAKNIANDIISVIGAMSG, encoded by the exons ATGGAGAATGTTGTAGTGTTGATTGTTGGCGCTGGGCCAGCAGGCCTTGCAACAGCAGCATGCCTTAGCCAGTTCTCAATTCCCTATGTCATTGTCGATCATGAAAGTTGCAGCGCGTCGCTTTGGCGCAACCGCGCCTACGATCGCCTCAAGCTGCATCTTGCAAAGGAGTTCTGTGAGTTGCCACACATGTCATACCCACTAGATGCGCCAACATACATACCAAAAACCTTGTTTGTGAAGTACTTGGATAACTATGTTGAGCGTTTCAATATTCGACCCAAGTATCTCACTAGTGTGGAGACATCCACATTTGACAATGACGGAAAATGTTGGTCCATCGTGGCACATGACATGGCAAAGAGCACACTAGTCAGGTTCACAACAAAGTTTCTTGTCGTTGCAAGTGGTGAGAATAGTGCAGAGAATATTCCAATGATCCCCGGATTGCAAAGTTTTCCGGGTGATGTCATCCACTCCTCAAGCTACAAGTTAGGCAAGAGCTACTCTGACATGAATGTATTGGTTGTTGGATCTGGCAACTCTGGAATGGAAATTGCTTATGATCTTGCGGCTCATGGTGCCAATACTTCAATCGTTATACGAAGCCCG ATTCATGTAATGACAAAGGAATTAATCCGGTTGGGGATGAGACTTGCTCTCCATCTCCCATTGAATCTAGTGGATAACCTCCTTGTGATGGCGGCAAATTTCATATTTGGTGATCTATCGAGGTATGGCATCAGAAGGCCAAAAGTGGGTCCAATGATCCTCAAGTCAGAGACCGGCCGATCCGCTGTTATTGATGTTGGCACTGTTGGGTTAATCAAAAAAGGTATCATCAAA GTACAGGGGAGCATTAGTGAGATCATGGACGATATAGTTGTATTTCAGTGCGGTAAAAAGATATCATTTGACGCGATTGTGTTTGCAACTGGATACAAAAGCACAACAAATATATGGCTCAAG AATGGTGAGAGCATGTTAAATGGCAATGGACTGCCCATCAAAGAATATCCGAATCATTGGAAAGGTGGAAATGGGCTCTACTGTGCTGGGTTAGGAAGGAGAGGATTGGCTGGTATTGCAGCAGATGCCAAGAATATCGCCAATGACATCATATCAGTGATAGGTGCTATGTCTGGGTAA